In the Agromyces flavus genome, CCGAGACGACCCGCTTGGCTCCCCGCAGCTCGGGCCGGCTGGACGTCTCGGTCACGGCCTCGACGGACTCGATGGCGGCCGACGCCGCACCCGAGGCCGGCACGTCGAGCAACTCGAGCGCGACGGGCCGCGCTTCGACGCGCGCGTCGATGGCGCCCTGCCGCACGGTGACGACGAGCGGTCCGAAGGTGGCCGCCGAGTCGACGTTGTACGCGCCGCCGTACACGGAGTGGTGCGCGACGACGCCCTCCTCATCGCGCGAGACGCCGATCGCGTCGACCGCGATGGGCGCGCCGGTGCGAGCGGCGAATCGACCGGCGATGTCGCGACCATCGATCGAGTTCGAGACGAGGACCGCGTCGGGCGCGACGAGCGCCGCAGCCGCGGCGAGCGCGTCGACGTGCGGCACGGTGAGTTCGGACTGCGCGGCGGTCGTCTCGACGGCGAACACGCGCTCGGCTCCGAGCGCAGCCGCCTGCTCGGCGAGCGACCGCGACTGTCCGGGCGCGGTGACGGCGAGCGCCACGGGAGTGCCGATCCCGGAGGCGGCCGCGAGAAGGCCGCCGGCGCTCGTCGCAAGCTCGCCGCTCGGCGTCGCCTCGAGCACGACGAGGATGGGGTCTGCAGGGTAGTCGGTCATCGTCGTCCTCTCAGACCAGCCGGTTCTCGATCAGGAACTCGGCGATCCTCGTGCCGCCGTCGCCGTCGTCGGTGATCTTGACGCCGGCCGACCGCGGGGGCTTCTCGGCGATGGCGGTCATGATCGACCACGGTACCGAGAGGTCCTCGGGGTCGATGCCGAGGTCGGCGGCGCTCACGGTCTCGAACGGCTTCTTCTTCGCGGCCATGATGCCCTTGAAGTTGGGGAAGCGGGCGTCGGGAAGCGACTCGGTGATCGAGATCACCGCCGGCAGCGGCGCACTCACGCGCATGGTGCCGCCGTCGATGCTGCGGGT is a window encoding:
- a CDS encoding electron transfer flavoprotein subunit alpha/FixB family protein, which gives rise to MTDYPADPILVVLEATPSGELATSAGGLLAAASGIGTPVALAVTAPGQSRSLAEQAAALGAERVFAVETTAAQSELTVPHVDALAAAAALVAPDAVLVSNSIDGRDIAGRFAARTGAPIAVDAIGVSRDEEGVVAHHSVYGGAYNVDSAATFGPLVVTVRQGAIDARVEARPVALELLDVPASGAASAAIESVEAVTETSSRPELRGAKRVVSGGRGLGSAEKFALVEELADVLGAAVGASRAAVDAGYVPANHQVGQTGVSVSPQLYVALGISGAIQHKAGMQTAKNIVAINKDPDAPIFEVADFGVVGDVFTVVPQLISALVERKR